Proteins co-encoded in one Ornithorhynchus anatinus isolate Pmale09 chromosome 14, mOrnAna1.pri.v4, whole genome shotgun sequence genomic window:
- the SAMD4A gene encoding protein Smaug homolog 1 isoform X4, producing MKLLPMVLVHSIEHNQHVEQSRQLLSYALIHPATSLEDRSALALWLNHLEDRAGGPPRPRSDSADPGQAPGRTPAHYHHHHHHQRQNSDDRANGWRDSRDSGICLGPSGWRDRGPACEDGHGGALYSSSSVPATIDAVGTGTILSGQAHHSPLKRSVSLTPPTNGPNQPLGHGWMSHEDLRGRGSQCTPPDHAPLSPQSSVASSGSGGSEHAEDQTRGPNTFREEGSGMKDVPAWLKSLRLHKYAALFSQMTYEEMMALTECQLEAQNVTKGARHKIVISIQKLKERQNLLKTLERDVLDGGNLRVALQELHQMILTPIKAYGSQSPPGDAPQPRRPAEGKEAAPAVAGPGQPQQLSGCEGETAASPLAEGDLPGQFTRVMGKVCTQLLVSRPDEENISSYLQLIDKCLIHEAFTETQKKRLLSWKQQVQKLFRSFPRKTLLDLSGYRQQRNRGFGQSNSLPTSGSVGGGGGLGRRNPRLFQLPARNLPTPRLGLLGAGGFLGAAPRPAGPGAPGLKPGRQSLWFANPGGSSSVPSRTHSSVQRTRSLPVHTSPQAVLMFQPPEFQVPVTEPDINNRLESLCLSMTEHALGDGVDRTSTI from the exons ATGAAACTGCTCCCCATGGTGCTGGTGCACTCCATCGAGCACAACCAGCACGTGGAGCAGAGCCGCCAGCTGCTGTCCTACGCCCTCATCCACCCGGCCACCTCCCTGGAAGACCGCAGCGCCCTGGCCCTGTGGCTCAACCACCTGGAGGACCGGGCcggcggcccgccccggccccgctcggACTCGGCCGACCCCGGCCAGgcccccggccggacccccgcccattaccaccaccaccaccaccaccagcggcAGAACTCGGACGACCGGGCCAACGGCTGGCGGGACTCGCGCGACTCGGGGATCTGCCTCGGCCCGTCCGGCTGGCGGGACCGGGGCCCGGCCTGCGAGGACGGCCACGGCGGGGCCCTCTACTCTTCCTCGTCCGTCCCCGCCACCATCGACGCCGTCGGCACCGGCACCA TTCTCTCGGGCCAGGCACACCACAGCCCTTTGAAACGTTCTGTGTCCCTTACCCCACCCACGAACGGGCCAAACCAGCCTCTAGGCCACGGATGGATGTCTCATGAGGATTTGCGAGGCAGAGGATCTCAGTGCACCCCTCCCGATCACGCCCCCCTGTCTCCACAAAGCAGTGTAGCCTCTTCGGGAAGTGGCGGGAGCGAACACGCAGAAGATCAGACCCGCGGGCCTAACACATTCCGAGAAGAAGGTAGTGGGATGAAAG ACGTCCCCGCGTGGTTGAAGAGTCTCCGCCTGCACAAGTACGCCGCTCTGTTCTCTCAGATGACCTATGAGGAGATGATGGCGCTCACCGAATGCCAGCTGGAGGCTCAG AACGTCACCAAGGGGGCGAGACACAAAATCGTCATCAGCATCCAAAAGCTCAAAGAGAGGCAGAACCTCCTCAAGACCCTAGAGAGG gaCGTCCTAGACGGCGGAAACCTGCGCGTGGCCCTGCAGGAGCTTCACCAGATGATCCTCACCCCCATCAAAGCCTACGGCTCCCAGAGCCCCCCCGGAGACGCCCCCCAGCCGCGACGCCCCGCCGAGGGGAAGGAAGCCGCCCCCGCCGTCGCGGGGCCGGGGCAACCGCAGCAGCTGAGCGGCTGCGAGGGAGAGACGGCGGCCAGCCCGTTGGCCGAAGGGGACCTGCCCGGGCAGTTCACCAGGGTCATGGGCAAAG TGTGTACCCAGCTCTTAGTCTCCAGACCCGATGAGGAAAATATAAGCTCCTATTTGCAGCTCATAGACAAGTGTCTAATTCATGAG GCTTTTACGGAGACCCAGAAAAAGAGATTGTTGTCATGGAAACAGCAGGTGCAGAAGCTTTTTCGGTCCTTCCCTCGCAAAACCCTCCTCGACCTGTCAGGATACCGGCAGCAGAGGAA CCGGGGGTTCGGGCAGTCCAACTCCCTGCCGACGTCCGGTtcggtgggcggcggcggcgggctggGTCGACGGAATCCCCGCCTGTTCCAGCTCCCCGCCCGGAACCTCCCGACTCCTCGCCTCGGcctgctgggggccgggggcttccTCGgcgccgccccgcgccccgccggACCCGGCGCCCCCGGCCTGAAGCCGGGAAGACAG AGCCTGTGGTTCGCCAACCCcgggggcagcagcagcgtgcCCAGCCGCACCCACAGCTCCGTCCAGCGGACCCGCTCGCTGCCCGTCCACACGTCGCCCCAGGCCGTGCTCATGTTCCAGCCCCCAG AGTTCCAGGTTCCGGTGACCGAGCCGGACATCAACAACAGATTGGAATCCTTGTGCCTCAGTATGACCGAACACGCCCTCGGGG ACGGAGTGGACCGCACCTCCACCATCTAG
- the SAMD4A gene encoding protein Smaug homolog 1 isoform X2: protein MESCTELHVLEGEANSPGIINQWQRESKDKVICLLLSHLPLLKPGNLEAKAEYMKLLPMVLVHSIEHNQHVEQSRQLLSYALIHPATSLEDRSALALWLNHLEDRAGGPPRPRSDSADPGQAPGRTPAHYHHHHHHQRQNSDDRANGWRDSRDSGICLGPSGWRDRGPACEDGHGGALYSSSSVPATIDAVGTGTILSGQAHHSPLKRSVSLTPPTNGPNQPLGHGWMSHEDLRGRGSQCTPPDHAPLSPQSSVASSGSGGSEHAEDQTRGPNTFREEGSGMKDVPAWLKSLRLHKYAALFSQMTYEEMMALTECQLEAQNVTKGARHKIVISIQKLKERQNLLKTLERDVLDGGNLRVALQELHQMILTPIKAYGSQSPPGDAPQPRRPAEGKEAAPAVAGPGQPQQLSGCEGETAASPLAEGDLPGQFTRVMGKVCTQLLVSRPDEENISSYLQLIDKCLIHEAFTETQKKRLLSWKQQVQKLFRSFPRKTLLDLSGYRQQRNRGFGQSNSLPTSGSVGGGGGLGRRNPRLFQLPARNLPTPRLGLLGAGGFLGAAPRPAGPGAPGLKPGRQSLWFANPGGSSSVPSRTHSSVQRTRSLPVHTSPQAVLMFQPPEFQVPVTEPDINNRLESLCLSMTEHALGDGVDRTSTI from the exons GAATCATTAACCAATGGCAGCGGGAGTCGAAGGATAAAGTCATCTGCCTGTTGCTGTCTCACCTGCCCCTGCTGAAGCCGGGCAACCTGGAGGCCAAAGCGGAGTACATGAAACTGCTCCCCATGGTGCTGGTGCACTCCATCGAGCACAACCAGCACGTGGAGCAGAGCCGCCAGCTGCTGTCCTACGCCCTCATCCACCCGGCCACCTCCCTGGAAGACCGCAGCGCCCTGGCCCTGTGGCTCAACCACCTGGAGGACCGGGCcggcggcccgccccggccccgctcggACTCGGCCGACCCCGGCCAGgcccccggccggacccccgcccattaccaccaccaccaccaccaccagcggcAGAACTCGGACGACCGGGCCAACGGCTGGCGGGACTCGCGCGACTCGGGGATCTGCCTCGGCCCGTCCGGCTGGCGGGACCGGGGCCCGGCCTGCGAGGACGGCCACGGCGGGGCCCTCTACTCTTCCTCGTCCGTCCCCGCCACCATCGACGCCGTCGGCACCGGCACCA TTCTCTCGGGCCAGGCACACCACAGCCCTTTGAAACGTTCTGTGTCCCTTACCCCACCCACGAACGGGCCAAACCAGCCTCTAGGCCACGGATGGATGTCTCATGAGGATTTGCGAGGCAGAGGATCTCAGTGCACCCCTCCCGATCACGCCCCCCTGTCTCCACAAAGCAGTGTAGCCTCTTCGGGAAGTGGCGGGAGCGAACACGCAGAAGATCAGACCCGCGGGCCTAACACATTCCGAGAAGAAGGTAGTGGGATGAAAG ACGTCCCCGCGTGGTTGAAGAGTCTCCGCCTGCACAAGTACGCCGCTCTGTTCTCTCAGATGACCTATGAGGAGATGATGGCGCTCACCGAATGCCAGCTGGAGGCTCAG AACGTCACCAAGGGGGCGAGACACAAAATCGTCATCAGCATCCAAAAGCTCAAAGAGAGGCAGAACCTCCTCAAGACCCTAGAGAGG gaCGTCCTAGACGGCGGAAACCTGCGCGTGGCCCTGCAGGAGCTTCACCAGATGATCCTCACCCCCATCAAAGCCTACGGCTCCCAGAGCCCCCCCGGAGACGCCCCCCAGCCGCGACGCCCCGCCGAGGGGAAGGAAGCCGCCCCCGCCGTCGCGGGGCCGGGGCAACCGCAGCAGCTGAGCGGCTGCGAGGGAGAGACGGCGGCCAGCCCGTTGGCCGAAGGGGACCTGCCCGGGCAGTTCACCAGGGTCATGGGCAAAG TGTGTACCCAGCTCTTAGTCTCCAGACCCGATGAGGAAAATATAAGCTCCTATTTGCAGCTCATAGACAAGTGTCTAATTCATGAG GCTTTTACGGAGACCCAGAAAAAGAGATTGTTGTCATGGAAACAGCAGGTGCAGAAGCTTTTTCGGTCCTTCCCTCGCAAAACCCTCCTCGACCTGTCAGGATACCGGCAGCAGAGGAA CCGGGGGTTCGGGCAGTCCAACTCCCTGCCGACGTCCGGTtcggtgggcggcggcggcgggctggGTCGACGGAATCCCCGCCTGTTCCAGCTCCCCGCCCGGAACCTCCCGACTCCTCGCCTCGGcctgctgggggccgggggcttccTCGgcgccgccccgcgccccgccggACCCGGCGCCCCCGGCCTGAAGCCGGGAAGACAG AGCCTGTGGTTCGCCAACCCcgggggcagcagcagcgtgcCCAGCCGCACCCACAGCTCCGTCCAGCGGACCCGCTCGCTGCCCGTCCACACGTCGCCCCAGGCCGTGCTCATGTTCCAGCCCCCAG AGTTCCAGGTTCCGGTGACCGAGCCGGACATCAACAACAGATTGGAATCCTTGTGCCTCAGTATGACCGAACACGCCCTCGGGG ACGGAGTGGACCGCACCTCCACCATCTAG
- the SAMD4A gene encoding protein Smaug homolog 1 isoform X1 codes for MMFRDQVGVLAGWFKGWNECEQTVALLSLLKRVSGTQARFLQICLEHSMESCTELHVLEGEANSPGIINQWQRESKDKVICLLLSHLPLLKPGNLEAKAEYMKLLPMVLVHSIEHNQHVEQSRQLLSYALIHPATSLEDRSALALWLNHLEDRAGGPPRPRSDSADPGQAPGRTPAHYHHHHHHQRQNSDDRANGWRDSRDSGICLGPSGWRDRGPACEDGHGGALYSSSSVPATIDAVGTGTILSGQAHHSPLKRSVSLTPPTNGPNQPLGHGWMSHEDLRGRGSQCTPPDHAPLSPQSSVASSGSGGSEHAEDQTRGPNTFREEGSGMKDVPAWLKSLRLHKYAALFSQMTYEEMMALTECQLEAQNVTKGARHKIVISIQKLKERQNLLKTLERDVLDGGNLRVALQELHQMILTPIKAYGSQSPPGDAPQPRRPAEGKEAAPAVAGPGQPQQLSGCEGETAASPLAEGDLPGQFTRVMGKVCTQLLVSRPDEENISSYLQLIDKCLIHEAFTETQKKRLLSWKQQVQKLFRSFPRKTLLDLSGYRQQRNRGFGQSNSLPTSGSVGGGGGLGRRNPRLFQLPARNLPTPRLGLLGAGGFLGAAPRPAGPGAPGLKPGRQSLWFANPGGSSSVPSRTHSSVQRTRSLPVHTSPQAVLMFQPPEFQVPVTEPDINNRLESLCLSMTEHALGDGVDRTSTI; via the exons GAATCATTAACCAATGGCAGCGGGAGTCGAAGGATAAAGTCATCTGCCTGTTGCTGTCTCACCTGCCCCTGCTGAAGCCGGGCAACCTGGAGGCCAAAGCGGAGTACATGAAACTGCTCCCCATGGTGCTGGTGCACTCCATCGAGCACAACCAGCACGTGGAGCAGAGCCGCCAGCTGCTGTCCTACGCCCTCATCCACCCGGCCACCTCCCTGGAAGACCGCAGCGCCCTGGCCCTGTGGCTCAACCACCTGGAGGACCGGGCcggcggcccgccccggccccgctcggACTCGGCCGACCCCGGCCAGgcccccggccggacccccgcccattaccaccaccaccaccaccaccagcggcAGAACTCGGACGACCGGGCCAACGGCTGGCGGGACTCGCGCGACTCGGGGATCTGCCTCGGCCCGTCCGGCTGGCGGGACCGGGGCCCGGCCTGCGAGGACGGCCACGGCGGGGCCCTCTACTCTTCCTCGTCCGTCCCCGCCACCATCGACGCCGTCGGCACCGGCACCA TTCTCTCGGGCCAGGCACACCACAGCCCTTTGAAACGTTCTGTGTCCCTTACCCCACCCACGAACGGGCCAAACCAGCCTCTAGGCCACGGATGGATGTCTCATGAGGATTTGCGAGGCAGAGGATCTCAGTGCACCCCTCCCGATCACGCCCCCCTGTCTCCACAAAGCAGTGTAGCCTCTTCGGGAAGTGGCGGGAGCGAACACGCAGAAGATCAGACCCGCGGGCCTAACACATTCCGAGAAGAAGGTAGTGGGATGAAAG ACGTCCCCGCGTGGTTGAAGAGTCTCCGCCTGCACAAGTACGCCGCTCTGTTCTCTCAGATGACCTATGAGGAGATGATGGCGCTCACCGAATGCCAGCTGGAGGCTCAG AACGTCACCAAGGGGGCGAGACACAAAATCGTCATCAGCATCCAAAAGCTCAAAGAGAGGCAGAACCTCCTCAAGACCCTAGAGAGG gaCGTCCTAGACGGCGGAAACCTGCGCGTGGCCCTGCAGGAGCTTCACCAGATGATCCTCACCCCCATCAAAGCCTACGGCTCCCAGAGCCCCCCCGGAGACGCCCCCCAGCCGCGACGCCCCGCCGAGGGGAAGGAAGCCGCCCCCGCCGTCGCGGGGCCGGGGCAACCGCAGCAGCTGAGCGGCTGCGAGGGAGAGACGGCGGCCAGCCCGTTGGCCGAAGGGGACCTGCCCGGGCAGTTCACCAGGGTCATGGGCAAAG TGTGTACCCAGCTCTTAGTCTCCAGACCCGATGAGGAAAATATAAGCTCCTATTTGCAGCTCATAGACAAGTGTCTAATTCATGAG GCTTTTACGGAGACCCAGAAAAAGAGATTGTTGTCATGGAAACAGCAGGTGCAGAAGCTTTTTCGGTCCTTCCCTCGCAAAACCCTCCTCGACCTGTCAGGATACCGGCAGCAGAGGAA CCGGGGGTTCGGGCAGTCCAACTCCCTGCCGACGTCCGGTtcggtgggcggcggcggcgggctggGTCGACGGAATCCCCGCCTGTTCCAGCTCCCCGCCCGGAACCTCCCGACTCCTCGCCTCGGcctgctgggggccgggggcttccTCGgcgccgccccgcgccccgccggACCCGGCGCCCCCGGCCTGAAGCCGGGAAGACAG AGCCTGTGGTTCGCCAACCCcgggggcagcagcagcgtgcCCAGCCGCACCCACAGCTCCGTCCAGCGGACCCGCTCGCTGCCCGTCCACACGTCGCCCCAGGCCGTGCTCATGTTCCAGCCCCCAG AGTTCCAGGTTCCGGTGACCGAGCCGGACATCAACAACAGATTGGAATCCTTGTGCCTCAGTATGACCGAACACGCCCTCGGGG ACGGAGTGGACCGCACCTCCACCATCTAG